The following coding sequences are from one Lepisosteus oculatus isolate fLepOcu1 chromosome 19, fLepOcu1.hap2, whole genome shotgun sequence window:
- the LOC102691152 gene encoding 5'(3')-deoxyribonucleotidase, mitochondrial: MILLPRILPLRKVEHVLKPTQLRWLAGPAEKMPVSFPKRLRVLVDMDGVIADFEGGFLKKFRARYPNEPYITLEDRRGFWVSTQYGHLRSDLCEKAISIWETKNFFIDLEPLPGAVVAVKEMSKLENTDVFICTSPINNYNHCPYEKYAWIEKHLGCEFLEKVILTRDKTVVCADLLIDDKPDISGAEPHPAWEHVLFTACHNEHLPACRWRRRLHSWQDDWRALLDSKRQFLWPL; the protein is encoded by the exons ATGATTTTATTGCCTCGAATTTTACCCTTGCGAAAGGTGGAACATGTTCTGAAACCTACGCAGCTCAGGTGGCTTGCTGGTCCTGCAGAAAAGATGCCGGTTTCCTTTCCTAAAAGGCTGCGTGTTTTAGTGGATATGGATGGAGTCATTGCAGACTTCGAAGGAgggtttttaaagaaattcagGGCCAGGTATCCTAACGAGCCTTACATTACTTTAGAGGATCGCAGGGGATTTTGGGTCTCAACCCAGTACGGACACCTGAGGAGCGATCTCTGC GAGAAGGCTATCAGCATATGGGAAACTAAGAACTTCTTTATAGACCTGGAGCCTCTTCCCGGTGCTGTGGTAGCTGTGAAGGAGATGTCCAAGCTTGAAAa cacagatgtttttatttgcaCCAGTCCAATTAACAATTACAACCACTGTCCTTATGAAAAG TATGCCTGGATAGAGAAGCATCTAGGGTGCGAGTTTCTGGAGAAGGTCATACTAACAAGAGATAAAACGGTGGTGTGCGCAGATCTTCTCATAGACGACAAGCCAGATATCTCAg GCGCCGAGCCCCACCCGGCCTGGGAGCACGTCCTGTTCACGGCCTGCCACAACGAGCACCTGCCGGCCTGCCGCTGGCGGAGGAGGCTCCACTCCTGGCAGGACGACTGGAGAGCCCTGCTGGACAGCAAGCGGCA